A DNA window from Nitrospira sp. contains the following coding sequences:
- a CDS encoding type II toxin-antitoxin system MqsA family antitoxin, producing MTCVICKTGETHPGTATVTLERDNATVVIKGVPARVCANCGEEYIEEQVTASLLKTAEEAVRAGVQVDVRTYAAA from the coding sequence ATGACATGCGTAATCTGCAAAACCGGAGAAACTCACCCAGGAACAGCGACGGTGACTCTTGAGCGCGACAACGCAACCGTGGTTATTAAAGGCGTTCCGGCACGGGTGTGCGCGAATTGCGGCGAAGAGTATATTGAAGAACAGGTCACCGCGAGTCTCTTGAAGACAGCAGAAGAGGCTGTCCGCGCAGGAGTGCAAGTAGACGTGCGAACCTACGCAGCCGCCTAG
- a CDS encoding DUF4258 domain-containing protein: protein MSQCHLVFRVHAIQRMFQRKISKEEVRRVIETGETIATYPTDKPFPSRLILGWIGSRPIHVVAADHASVKETIIVTVYQPDAGEWDGEFKRRISR, encoded by the coding sequence ATGAGCCAATGTCATCTGGTCTTTCGGGTCCACGCCATTCAGCGGATGTTTCAACGAAAGATTAGCAAGGAAGAGGTTCGGCGCGTCATCGAAACCGGAGAAACCATCGCGACTTATCCAACGGATAAGCCCTTCCCCAGTCGGTTGATTCTGGGGTGGATCGGGTCTCGGCCGATACACGTCGTGGCAGCTGACCATGCATCGGTTAAGGAAACGATTATCGTGACCGTCTATCAGCCGGATGCCGGAGAGTGGGACGGAGAATTTAAGCGGAGGATCTCTCGATGA
- a CDS encoding nucleotidyltransferase family protein codes for MSIRQLLQSKRSQILQIAARHGAQKVRVFGSVARGDARPDSDIDFLVDMEEGRSLLDLIELWQDLEELLNHKVDVLTDGGLSPHLEQRIHAEAVPL; via the coding sequence ATGAGCATCCGTCAATTACTCCAGTCCAAACGAAGCCAAATCCTCCAGATCGCCGCGCGGCATGGTGCGCAGAAAGTCCGGGTATTCGGCTCCGTGGCACGGGGAGATGCGCGGCCTGACAGCGATATCGACTTCCTCGTGGATATGGAAGAAGGCCGAAGCCTGCTCGATCTCATCGAACTGTGGCAGGATCTGGAAGAATTATTGAACCATAAAGTCGACGTCCTGACGGATGGGGGGCTCAGCCCGCACCTGGAACAGCGCATTCATGCCGAAGCCGTCCCCCTATAG
- a CDS encoding YncE family protein, which translates to MTRFRLPFFTVLLFLSWTTLASAEILALLNYESKPGQPVRREGIAIMDIDPDSADFGKILMEIPLPPDLVAHHIFFNRDRSKAYITSLGKSLLHVIDLTHFPYRLRAIDVPDCQVGEDLVVSEDNRTWYLTCMGSSKVIMGDARLDKPIKTISAAAPAAAYILYPHGIAIHNGIDRVLVTSSVKPDMSEVGESVTVLEASTGNVLSTHKISTKPSPAKSAPVEIMFSPKADPPVVHITNMMEGTLWVGVWDPKARSFSFNQVDDFGPREQGMPLEMLYNKKGDRLFVTTAKPGYVNLYDNTDPREPKFLKTIAAAAGAHHSVLSPDERYLFVQNSLLNLDGLSDGSITVIDLKNDTVLGSIDTLKAQGFNPNCIMLLPNHFQENSMRASR; encoded by the coding sequence ATGACACGCTTCCGACTCCCCTTCTTCACTGTTCTCCTGTTCCTCTCCTGGACAACGCTAGCTTCGGCTGAAATTCTGGCCCTCTTGAACTATGAGAGTAAGCCCGGTCAGCCGGTGCGCCGCGAAGGCATCGCCATCATGGACATTGATCCCGACTCTGCGGACTTCGGGAAGATCCTGATGGAGATTCCCCTTCCGCCCGACCTCGTCGCGCACCACATTTTCTTCAATCGCGACCGGAGCAAGGCTTATATCACGTCCTTGGGGAAAAGCCTGTTGCATGTCATAGACCTCACCCATTTCCCCTATCGCCTGCGTGCGATTGATGTGCCGGACTGCCAGGTCGGCGAGGATCTCGTCGTCTCTGAAGATAACCGGACCTGGTACCTCACCTGTATGGGTTCGAGCAAGGTGATTATGGGCGACGCGCGCCTCGATAAACCGATCAAGACGATCAGCGCGGCGGCACCGGCAGCGGCCTACATTCTGTATCCGCACGGGATTGCGATTCATAATGGTATCGATCGCGTCCTCGTTACCAGCTCCGTCAAGCCGGATATGTCGGAGGTGGGTGAGTCGGTTACGGTACTGGAAGCCAGTACCGGGAACGTGCTCTCGACGCACAAAATCTCGACGAAACCTTCTCCCGCGAAATCCGCTCCCGTCGAAATCATGTTCAGCCCGAAGGCTGATCCTCCCGTGGTGCACATCACCAATATGATGGAAGGGACGCTGTGGGTCGGAGTCTGGGATCCGAAGGCCCGGTCGTTTTCCTTCAATCAGGTCGATGACTTCGGTCCACGGGAACAAGGGATGCCGTTGGAAATGCTTTACAACAAAAAAGGGGACCGCTTGTTCGTCACCACGGCCAAGCCGGGGTATGTGAATCTGTATGACAATACCGATCCGCGGGAGCCGAAGTTCCTCAAAACGATTGCCGCCGCTGCCGGCGCTCATCATAGTGTGCTGTCGCCCGATGAACGGTACCTCTTCGTCCAGAATAGTCTGCTGAATTTGGATGGTCTGAGCGATGGGTCCATCACGGTGATCGACCTGAAGAACGACACAGTCCTAGGGAGCATCGATACGTTGAAAGCGCAAGGGTTCAACCCCAACTGCATCATGCTGCTGCCGAATCATTTTCAGGAGAACAGCATGCGGGCGAGCCGGTGA
- a CDS encoding CDP-alcohol phosphatidyltransferase family protein, whose amino-acid sequence MKQVSVLDQQVCRHLRPQCATSKIGTEGRWPVPHRLQSLKLHPGHLPDSVVDCPAVARTPRKYFSMIRQFHLADFLTLGNGACGLAAVLLSMRYMGNQSASHFLAATALAPAALLFDWLDGRVARWRHMQSPLGRELDSLADVISFGVAPAALGYAAGLQGGWDWIALTYFVCCGVSRLARYNVTAEALSAGKDTVAYFEGTPIPTTVVLTAVLALAAWQDRLGEQLYWGVWTVGPCDLHPLSLLFVLSGSLMISTIRIPKV is encoded by the coding sequence GTGAAGCAGGTTTCGGTGCTGGATCAGCAGGTGTGTCGCCACTTGAGGCCGCAATGTGCGACCTCAAAAATTGGAACAGAAGGACGATGGCCGGTTCCGCATCGGCTTCAAAGCCTGAAGTTGCATCCTGGACATTTGCCGGACTCCGTCGTAGATTGCCCCGCAGTGGCAAGGACTCCTCGCAAATACTTCTCGATGATCCGCCAGTTTCACCTGGCTGACTTCCTCACGCTCGGGAACGGCGCCTGCGGGCTCGCGGCCGTGTTGCTGAGCATGCGCTACATGGGGAATCAGTCGGCGTCCCATTTCCTTGCCGCCACCGCCCTGGCGCCGGCGGCCCTCCTCTTCGACTGGCTCGACGGCCGGGTCGCCCGCTGGCGGCACATGCAATCGCCGCTCGGGCGGGAGCTGGATTCGCTGGCCGACGTCATCTCGTTCGGAGTCGCGCCCGCCGCGCTCGGGTATGCCGCCGGCTTGCAGGGAGGGTGGGACTGGATCGCACTTACCTATTTCGTCTGTTGCGGCGTCAGCCGGCTGGCCCGGTACAACGTCACCGCCGAAGCCCTCTCCGCTGGGAAGGACACAGTGGCCTACTTCGAAGGCACGCCCATTCCCACCACCGTCGTGTTGACCGCCGTCCTGGCCCTGGCCGCCTGGCAGGACCGGCTGGGCGAGCAGCTCTATTGGGGCGTCTGGACCGTCGGGCCCTGCGACCTGCACCCCTTGTCCTTGCTCTTCGTCCTCTCCGGCAGCTTGATGATCAGCACCATCCGCATTCCCAAGGTGTAG
- a CDS encoding BrnA antitoxin family protein: MKKKPSGSSAQGRRAGKSVRPIPDAQIDFSDIPEATDAELKRMRRVGRPASGMAKQLIAIRLSPTLLNQLRKMAAKQGKPYQSLIHELLEKAAAKAA; this comes from the coding sequence ATGAAAAAGAAGCCATCCGGATCATCAGCGCAAGGCAGGCGAGCCGGAAAGAGCGTCAGGCCTATACCGGACGCGCAGATTGATTTCTCAGACATTCCGGAAGCCACGGACGCGGAATTAAAGCGCATGCGTCGTGTCGGCAGGCCTGCCAGCGGCATGGCCAAGCAGTTGATCGCGATTCGTCTCTCTCCGACGCTGTTGAATCAACTTCGCAAGATGGCCGCCAAGCAAGGGAAGCCCTATCAATCCCTGATTCATGAGCTCTTAGAAAAAGCGGCTGCGAAAGCCGCCTAG
- a CDS encoding dicarboxylate/amino acid:cation symporter, whose amino-acid sequence MHTSPRGMPPLYTQVLVAVACGALLGAIFGQDPYLGGLRNEHLGKLGLFVVTLLKTLAIPLIFFAILDALIRTSIPLRQGGKLLVICLVNVSVAMAIGLAIMNFWQPGLAWLGHVDELLHLVPGTTLSSSALANVQAGSQSPIEYLASYIPRTIADPFSSNNIIGVVLLALILGATLRYLHGRSGQAGGVVLALVQGIERIYGWLVQILGWIILAVPLAVFGVVAQVVGKSGVGVFSVLWIFLVAMLAGLAIHSLLYYPLVAWLVGKKNPKIYLGQGADAIMTAVSCNSSLATVPITLRCLERMKVSPQSSRLAACVGTNLNNDGITLYEAMAALFLAQALGYDLPMAKQILIVLASIIAGSGVAGIPEAGLIVLPLVLAAAGLPDHVIIAAIPLIMTVDWIIARARSGVNVMSDMLVAILLDAGQGAQATAPITVPVAIQPQSETAPPAEPQRF is encoded by the coding sequence ATGCACACGTCTCCGCGCGGGATGCCGCCGCTCTATACGCAAGTCCTCGTCGCCGTCGCCTGTGGTGCGCTCCTTGGCGCCATCTTCGGTCAGGATCCCTATCTCGGGGGTTTGCGGAATGAGCATCTGGGCAAGCTCGGCCTTTTCGTCGTCACGCTCCTGAAGACACTTGCGATCCCGCTCATCTTCTTTGCGATCCTCGATGCGTTGATCCGTACCAGCATTCCGCTCCGCCAGGGCGGCAAGTTGCTGGTCATTTGTCTGGTGAATGTCTCCGTCGCCATGGCCATCGGCCTGGCCATCATGAATTTCTGGCAGCCGGGCCTGGCCTGGCTGGGCCATGTCGATGAACTCCTCCACCTCGTGCCCGGCACCACGCTCTCGTCGTCCGCGCTGGCCAACGTGCAGGCCGGCTCGCAGAGCCCGATCGAGTATCTGGCGTCCTATATTCCGCGCACCATCGCGGATCCCTTTTCCAGCAACAACATCATCGGCGTCGTCCTCCTCGCGCTCATCCTGGGCGCGACCCTGCGCTACCTGCACGGCCGGTCAGGCCAAGCGGGCGGGGTGGTCTTGGCACTCGTGCAGGGGATCGAGCGCATCTATGGTTGGCTCGTGCAGATCCTCGGCTGGATCATCCTGGCTGTGCCGCTCGCCGTCTTCGGCGTCGTCGCCCAGGTCGTGGGGAAATCGGGCGTCGGCGTCTTCTCCGTGCTGTGGATCTTCCTCGTCGCCATGCTGGCAGGCCTCGCCATCCATTCACTCCTCTACTATCCGCTGGTGGCCTGGCTGGTCGGCAAAAAGAATCCCAAGATCTATCTGGGGCAGGGGGCCGACGCCATTATGACCGCCGTGTCCTGCAACAGCAGCCTCGCCACCGTGCCGATTACGCTGCGCTGCCTGGAGCGCATGAAGGTCTCGCCGCAATCCTCACGCCTCGCCGCCTGCGTCGGGACGAATCTCAATAACGACGGCATCACCTTGTATGAAGCCATGGCCGCGCTGTTTCTCGCTCAGGCGCTGGGGTATGACCTGCCGATGGCCAAACAGATTTTGATCGTGCTCGCGTCGATCATCGCCGGGTCGGGCGTCGCCGGAATTCCGGAAGCGGGGTTGATCGTGTTGCCGCTCGTGCTGGCCGCCGCCGGCCTGCCCGATCACGTGATCATCGCCGCCATTCCGCTCATCATGACCGTGGACTGGATCATCGCCCGCGCCCGTTCCGGGGTAAACGTCATGAGCGACATGCTCGTCGCCATCCTCCTCGACGCGGGGCAGGGGGCTCAGGCCACAGCGCCCATCACAGTGCCGGTCGCGATCCAGCCTCAATCCGAAACAGCTCCTCCCGCAGAACCGCAGCGGTTCTGA
- a CDS encoding ATP-binding protein encodes MTTSGYAINVHAIPMLLMGGVTLGLGLLVYRSNYRSAAHRHFLVLCASIALWLTATSIGLCAPTPEQALAWFRLDNVGVMFISVAFYAFSAEFLRLSRAKSIWLGYGLAALLALAVVFRDDFVTGVRLYRWGYFPQWGPASTLFFLVFFAYMTAAFTDYVCAYRRATTPIRRQQIKFVLIAFVIAYLGSVDFFPAFGYDLYPFGYVPIFLLTVVVTIAILRYHLLDAALFVSMSATYLPLVPFTLALALLAQGLSDLSPLALASVLAGATVAFTALYVTFQPWLQSALNKALFPCRYDAYNTLTRFSHAMVMNLDLVNLQQEIVRTLQTVLRIEKLSLFLFDKEAGRYALKASHGVDEALAHSIRLTSSESFARFLLERNQPIVKEELQDDPSGPGDQVMPGLLDTLTTMDSEVCLPLVNKSRLIGFVNLGHKPSLDFYSQDELNLLRSLADSAAIALDNAMLYEDWKQTQLLIRRADRLRSLETIAGGFAHEIRNPLTSIKTFIQLAPSRRDDADFMNSFSAVVADDLARIERLIEEILDYARYMKPKFSSESLNEIVASCVHFIEVKASTLGVTIEKHLAEPLAPIMVDRQQIKQVLMNLILNAMDAMKVQGGRLSVVTQHLTRLDGTRWIQIQVSDTGCGIAPEDLPHIFDPFFTTKHESTEHAGTGLGLSIVHQIIQEHAGKVEARSTVGQGTVFTLVLPDKPHAETAERPASPSPGKLVFLPRLPPHLTRQTGTDGP; translated from the coding sequence ATGACCACCTCCGGCTACGCGATCAACGTGCATGCGATTCCCATGTTGCTCATGGGAGGCGTCACGCTCGGACTGGGACTGCTGGTCTACCGGTCGAACTACCGGTCCGCCGCCCATCGCCACTTCCTCGTCCTGTGCGCAAGCATTGCCCTGTGGCTCACCGCCACCAGCATTGGGCTCTGTGCCCCCACGCCGGAGCAGGCTTTGGCCTGGTTCCGGCTCGATAACGTCGGCGTCATGTTCATTTCCGTCGCGTTTTACGCCTTCTCCGCGGAATTCCTCCGGCTATCCCGCGCCAAGTCCATCTGGCTGGGCTATGGACTGGCCGCCCTGCTGGCCCTGGCCGTCGTCTTCCGCGACGATTTCGTGACGGGCGTCCGTCTCTACCGATGGGGGTATTTCCCGCAGTGGGGCCCGGCGAGCACCCTGTTCTTTCTTGTGTTCTTCGCTTACATGACCGCGGCCTTTACCGACTACGTGTGCGCCTACCGGAGGGCCACGACTCCGATCAGACGCCAGCAGATCAAATTCGTCCTGATTGCCTTCGTGATCGCCTACCTGGGCTCGGTGGATTTCTTTCCCGCGTTTGGGTACGACCTGTATCCCTTCGGCTACGTGCCCATTTTCCTGCTGACCGTGGTGGTGACGATCGCCATTCTCCGATACCACCTGCTGGATGCCGCCCTGTTCGTGTCGATGAGCGCGACCTATCTCCCGCTGGTCCCCTTCACGCTGGCGCTCGCGCTGCTCGCGCAGGGACTGAGCGACCTCTCCCCCCTTGCACTGGCAAGCGTGCTCGCGGGCGCCACCGTGGCGTTCACCGCTCTGTACGTCACCTTCCAGCCGTGGCTGCAATCGGCGCTCAACAAAGCGCTGTTTCCCTGCCGGTACGACGCCTACAACACGTTGACGCGCTTCAGCCACGCCATGGTCATGAATCTCGATCTCGTCAATTTACAGCAGGAGATCGTGCGGACGCTGCAGACCGTCCTGCGCATCGAGAAACTGTCCCTGTTTCTCTTCGACAAAGAGGCGGGCCGCTACGCGCTGAAAGCCTCGCACGGAGTAGACGAGGCCCTGGCCCATTCCATCCGGCTCACGAGCTCTGAATCGTTTGCGCGCTTTCTCCTGGAGCGCAACCAGCCAATCGTCAAAGAAGAACTACAGGACGACCCTTCTGGTCCGGGCGACCAGGTGATGCCCGGTCTGCTCGACACCCTGACGACGATGGACTCGGAGGTCTGTCTTCCGCTGGTCAATAAATCCCGCCTGATCGGATTTGTGAACCTGGGGCACAAGCCTTCGCTGGACTTCTATTCCCAGGATGAACTCAATCTGCTCCGCTCGCTGGCCGACAGTGCGGCCATTGCGCTCGACAATGCGATGCTCTACGAGGACTGGAAACAGACCCAGCTCCTGATCCGGCGAGCGGACCGCCTGCGCTCGCTCGAAACGATCGCGGGGGGATTCGCCCACGAGATACGGAACCCCTTAACTTCGATCAAGACCTTCATCCAGTTGGCGCCCTCTCGGCGCGATGACGCCGACTTTATGAACTCGTTCAGCGCCGTGGTGGCCGACGATCTGGCGCGTATCGAACGCCTGATCGAAGAGATTCTCGACTATGCCCGCTATATGAAACCCAAGTTCTCATCGGAATCGCTGAACGAGATCGTCGCGTCCTGCGTCCACTTCATCGAGGTGAAGGCTTCGACGCTGGGGGTGACAATCGAGAAGCACCTGGCCGAGCCGTTGGCGCCGATCATGGTGGATCGACAACAGATCAAGCAGGTGTTGATGAATCTGATCCTGAACGCCATGGACGCGATGAAGGTCCAGGGAGGACGGTTGAGCGTCGTCACGCAGCACCTGACTCGACTCGACGGAACGCGATGGATTCAGATCCAGGTCTCGGATACCGGCTGCGGAATTGCCCCCGAGGATCTCCCCCACATCTTCGATCCCTTTTTCACCACGAAACATGAAAGCACTGAGCATGCCGGAACCGGACTCGGGCTTTCCATCGTCCACCAGATCATTCAGGAACATGCCGGGAAAGTGGAGGCCCGCAGCACAGTCGGCCAAGGCACCGTCTTCACGCTCGTCCTCCCGGACAAGCCCCACGCTGAAACAGCCGAGCGGCCTGCGTCTCCTTCTCCAGGAAAACTGGTATTCCTCCCGCGTCTCCCACCGCACCTTACCAGACAGACCGGAACCGACGGGCCCTAA